One part of the Eucalyptus grandis isolate ANBG69807.140 chromosome 10, ASM1654582v1, whole genome shotgun sequence genome encodes these proteins:
- the LOC104421220 gene encoding alpha-L-fucosidase 1 isoform X1: MTSSDCLVRSTDSPQKPPPLPVLPIPTSRQLEWQSDSMALFLHFGPNTFTDSEWGDGRADPSVFHPTRLDAAQWVGVAKQAGFSRVILTAKHHDGFCLWPSEYTDYSVQSSPWRGGRGDVVAELSNAARDAGIGLGLYLSPWDRHEPSYGRTVEYNEFFMGQMTELLTRYGEIKEVWLDGAKGEGEKDMDYYFESWFSLIRQLQPRAVIFSDAGPDTRWIGNEAGIAGSTCWSTFNRSSAKIGGTDPRYSRSGDPVGHDWVPAECDVSIRPGWFWHASQVPKSARTLLDIYYKSVGRNCLLLLNVPPNSSGLISEEDVQVLQEFNELRRSIFDENLAKGALLSASSTRGGMMNNSHFSAENVLKEGIYSYWAPEENWSDWTLYLRFQEKVKFNVLQVQEPIQLGQRVIEFHLETLNDGGEWRQVINGTTVGYQRLLQFPMLETQELRFVIDKSRADPLISYLGLYVDTFSILTETSTSTSQTHGSWML, encoded by the exons CCATGGCCCTCTTCCTGCACTTCGGACCCAACACCTTCACCGACTCCGAGTGGGGCGACGGCCGCGCGGACCCCTCCGTCTTCCACCCCACGCGCCTCGACGCCGCCCAATGGGTCGGCGTCGCGAAGCAGGCCGGGTTCTCGCGCGTGATCCTCACCGCCAAGCACCACGATGGCTTCTGCCTGTGGCCGAGCGAGTACACGGACTACTCCGTGCAGTCGAGCCCGTGGCGAGGCGGCCGCGGCGACGTGGTCGCGGAACTCTCAAACGCTGCGAGGGACGCCGGCATCGGGTTGGGGCTGTACCTCTCGCCGTGGGATCGGCACGAGCCGTCGTATGGACGGACGGTGGAGTACAATGAATTCTTCATGGGACAGATGACCGAGCTGCTCACCAG ATATGGGGAGATAAAGGAGGTGTGGTTAGATGGTGccaaaggagagggagagaaggacaTGGACTATTACTTTGAGAGTTGGTTTAGTCTAATCCGCCAGCTCCAACCGAGGGCCGTCATTTTTTCTGATGCTGGTCCTGATACCAGGTGGATTGGAAACGAGGCTGGCATAGCCGGGTCGACTTGCTGGTCTACATTCAATAGGAGTAGCGCCAAGATTGGTGGAACTGATCCTCG ATACTCGAGGAGTGGAGACCCCGTCGGGCATGACTGGGTGCCAGCTGAGTGTGATGTCTCCATCAGACCCGGTTGGTTTTGGCATGCATCACAAGTTCCTAAGTCTGCGAGAACCCTTCTTGACATCTATTACAAATCCGTTGGAAGAAACTGTCTCTTGTTACTAAATGTACCTCCAAACTCCTCGGGTCTCATATCCGAAGAAGACGTACAAGTGCTTCAAGAATTTAATGAGCTTCGGAGGTCGATATTTGATGAAAATCTAGCCAAGGGTGCTCTTCTCAGTGCCAGCAGTACCCGAGGAGGGATGATGAACAATTCCCATTTTAGCGCAGAGAATGTCCTCAAAGAGGGTATCTACAGCTATTGGGCACCTGAGGAGAATTGGTCAGATTGGACATTATATCTAAGGTTTCAGGAGAAGGTGAAGTTCAATGTTCTGCAAGTGCAAGAGCCAATCCAATTGGGCCAGCGGGTTATAGAGTTCCATCTTGAGACCCTGAACGACGGAGGAGAGTGGAGACAAGTGATCAACGGCACCACGGTGGGATACCAGAGGCTCCTGCAATTTCCTATGCTTGAAACGCAGGAGTTGAGGTTTGTGATCGACAAATCTCGGGCTGACCCTCTTATCTCTTATTTGGGGCTCTATGTAGATACCTTTTCAATTTTGACAGAAACTTCTACGAGTACTTCTCAAACACATGGAAGTTGGATGTTATGA
- the LOC104421220 gene encoding alpha-L-fucosidase 1 isoform X2, translated as MTSSDCLVRSTDSPQKPPPLPVLPIPTSRQLEWQSDSMALFLHFGPNTFTDSEWGDGRADPSVFHPTRLDAAQWVGVAKQAGFSRVILTAKHHDGFCLWPSEYTDYSVQSSPWRGGRGDVVAELSNAARDAGIGLGLYLSPWDRHEPSYGRTVEYNEFFMGQMTELLTRYGEIKEVWLDGAKGEGEKDMDYYFESWFSLIRQLQPRAVIFSDAGPDTRWIGNEAGIAGSTCWSTFNRSSAKIGGTDPRYSRSGDPVGHDWVPAECDVSIRPGWFWHASQVPKSARTLLDIYYKSVGRNCLLLLNVPPNSSGLISEEDVQVLQEFNELRRSIFDENLAKGALLSASSTRGGMMNNSHFSAENVLKEGIYSYWAPEENWSDWTLYLRFQEKVKFNVLQVQEPIQLGQRVIEFHLETLNDGGEWRQVINGTTVGYQRLLQFPMLETQELRNFYEYFSNTWKLDVMKTARNNLSATL; from the exons CCATGGCCCTCTTCCTGCACTTCGGACCCAACACCTTCACCGACTCCGAGTGGGGCGACGGCCGCGCGGACCCCTCCGTCTTCCACCCCACGCGCCTCGACGCCGCCCAATGGGTCGGCGTCGCGAAGCAGGCCGGGTTCTCGCGCGTGATCCTCACCGCCAAGCACCACGATGGCTTCTGCCTGTGGCCGAGCGAGTACACGGACTACTCCGTGCAGTCGAGCCCGTGGCGAGGCGGCCGCGGCGACGTGGTCGCGGAACTCTCAAACGCTGCGAGGGACGCCGGCATCGGGTTGGGGCTGTACCTCTCGCCGTGGGATCGGCACGAGCCGTCGTATGGACGGACGGTGGAGTACAATGAATTCTTCATGGGACAGATGACCGAGCTGCTCACCAG ATATGGGGAGATAAAGGAGGTGTGGTTAGATGGTGccaaaggagagggagagaaggacaTGGACTATTACTTTGAGAGTTGGTTTAGTCTAATCCGCCAGCTCCAACCGAGGGCCGTCATTTTTTCTGATGCTGGTCCTGATACCAGGTGGATTGGAAACGAGGCTGGCATAGCCGGGTCGACTTGCTGGTCTACATTCAATAGGAGTAGCGCCAAGATTGGTGGAACTGATCCTCG ATACTCGAGGAGTGGAGACCCCGTCGGGCATGACTGGGTGCCAGCTGAGTGTGATGTCTCCATCAGACCCGGTTGGTTTTGGCATGCATCACAAGTTCCTAAGTCTGCGAGAACCCTTCTTGACATCTATTACAAATCCGTTGGAAGAAACTGTCTCTTGTTACTAAATGTACCTCCAAACTCCTCGGGTCTCATATCCGAAGAAGACGTACAAGTGCTTCAAGAATTTAATGAGCTTCGGAGGTCGATATTTGATGAAAATCTAGCCAAGGGTGCTCTTCTCAGTGCCAGCAGTACCCGAGGAGGGATGATGAACAATTCCCATTTTAGCGCAGAGAATGTCCTCAAAGAGGGTATCTACAGCTATTGGGCACCTGAGGAGAATTGGTCAGATTGGACATTATATCTAAGGTTTCAGGAGAAGGTGAAGTTCAATGTTCTGCAAGTGCAAGAGCCAATCCAATTGGGCCAGCGGGTTATAGAGTTCCATCTTGAGACCCTGAACGACGGAGGAGAGTGGAGACAAGTGATCAACGGCACCACGGTGGGATACCAGAGGCTCCTGCAATTTCCTATGCTTGAAACGCAGGAGTTGAG AAACTTCTACGAGTACTTCTCAAACACATGGAAGTTGGATGTTATGAAAACTGCCCGCAACAATCTGTCAGCCACACTGTAG